In Spirosoma aureum, a single genomic region encodes these proteins:
- a CDS encoding choice-of-anchor Q domain-containing protein, which produces MEFGGAFSIQDSAYGDGYNKLNDNNLPHPVIKNCIIWDNISYKYESISFDYQAFPTVGNSIVGGNFLSQDFVSAPPGYNAGNNLNTDPIFVNPATGNFRLGLNSPAINAGNPDTAGLPATDLVGQSRVQDGRVDMGAYESAACRPSICVPFIVQRRRL; this is translated from the coding sequence ATCGAATTCGGGGGGGCTTTTTCCATTCAGGACAGTGCCTATGGCGACGGCTACAATAAACTGAATGACAATAACCTTCCTCATCCCGTTATTAAAAACTGTATCATCTGGGATAATATTTCGTATAAATATGAGTCCATATCGTTTGATTATCAGGCCTTTCCAACGGTTGGAAATTCTATCGTTGGAGGTAACTTTCTCTCGCAGGATTTTGTCAGTGCCCCTCCCGGGTACAATGCAGGCAATAACCTGAATACTGACCCGATTTTTGTCAATCCCGCTACTGGCAATTTCAGGCTGGGTTTAAACAGTCCCGCCATCAACGCGGGTAATCCTGATACAGCGGGTTTACCTGCTACCGACCTTGTTGGGCAATCCCGCGTTCAGGATGGCCGGGTGGATATGGGTGCCTACGAGTCTGCCGCTTGCCGACCTTCAATTTGTGTCCCCTTCATCGTTCAGCGCCGTAGATTATAA
- a CDS encoding right-handed parallel beta-helix repeat-containing protein, with translation MKKLSFLIFYIFLSLFSFAQPIVYVTPSGSGTGSGNSWANSLSGAQLVNRVAIATAGTQFWVAAGTYKPTTTTNRAASFSIATGVSVYGGFAGSETSLGQRNYTANKTILSGDIGIPHDTTDHSALPVSQADNSYHVVFFQDVDATTQLNGLTVREGVANLANGPTSYLLGQEVQANDIGKTGGGIHNISLTKCSTPSITNCTIEQNRGSFGSGLYSSGGTCGQGSTFLISNCLFRANESIGLGSGGAIYLHNFTNTSIKGCLFLDNRSFWGGGVFVINCNPQITNCIFTGNHAGFNIGGSGGGLFVDAYNQDCSPILYNCLFTSNQATGGGAVFTGSFFNGTSTPRFFNCSFTQNKSSSNSGGLFPFRTVPMATATIN, from the coding sequence ATGAAAAAGCTTTCCTTTCTTATTTTCTATATATTTTTATCACTGTTTTCATTCGCTCAACCTATTGTCTATGTAACCCCATCTGGATCTGGTACTGGCTCTGGTAATTCCTGGGCTAATTCGCTATCTGGAGCGCAATTAGTTAATCGTGTAGCCATCGCAACGGCCGGAACACAGTTCTGGGTAGCGGCTGGAACGTACAAACCGACTACGACGACCAATCGGGCAGCCTCGTTTAGTATTGCAACAGGGGTATCTGTTTATGGCGGTTTTGCCGGATCTGAGACTAGCCTGGGGCAACGAAATTATACAGCCAATAAAACCATTTTGTCGGGCGATATTGGCATACCCCACGACACAACCGATCATTCAGCTTTACCAGTTTCTCAGGCGGATAACTCATACCATGTTGTTTTTTTTCAGGATGTTGATGCAACTACCCAACTGAACGGATTGACAGTTCGGGAAGGAGTTGCCAATCTGGCAAACGGCCCGACATCCTATCTGCTAGGTCAGGAGGTTCAGGCAAATGATATTGGCAAAACTGGCGGAGGCATTCATAATATCAGCCTGACTAAATGCAGCACACCGTCCATAACTAATTGTACAATCGAGCAAAACAGGGGGAGTTTTGGAAGCGGTCTGTATAGTAGCGGAGGGACATGCGGACAAGGATCTACTTTTCTGATCAGCAATTGCTTATTTAGAGCCAATGAATCCATTGGCCTGGGCAGTGGCGGGGCTATTTATCTTCATAACTTTACCAACACGTCGATCAAGGGATGTTTGTTCCTTGATAACCGCTCATTTTGGGGCGGTGGCGTATTTGTGATTAACTGTAATCCACAAATCACCAATTGCATATTCACCGGGAATCATGCCGGTTTTAACATTGGCGGTAGTGGAGGGGGCCTTTTTGTCGATGCATACAATCAGGACTGTAGTCCGATCCTGTATAACTGCCTGTTTACCAGTAATCAGGCAACAGGAGGTGGGGCTGTATTTACGGGGTCTTTTTTCAATGGCACCAGTACTCCTCGATTCTTTAACTGTAGTTTCACCCAAAACAAGTCGTCATCGAATTCGGGGGGGCTTTTTCCATTCAGGACAGTGCCTATGGCGACGGCTACAATAAACTGA
- a CDS encoding ABC1 kinase family protein has translation MKTQNSVPTTKVARASQFVKAGVKVGGNYIKHYSKKLLDPDLSKEELHKDNAADIYEALSELKGSALKMAQMLSMDRGLLPVAYSDKFTMAQYSAPPLSGPLVVKTFKTYFGKTPTQLFDKFNIDAVNAASIGQVHLAWKDGKKLAVKVQYPGVADAVSSDLKIAKPLAVRLLNLNERDIDRYMGEVESKLLEETDYELELRRSIEISEACAHIPGLVFPKYYPEFSSRRILTMDWVDGLHLKDFLKTNPSQAIRNEIGQALWDFYDFQIHTLRQVHADPHPGNFLMRPDGTMGVIDFGCVKVIPEFYYDNYFRLVNPDTIENNALTESIFENLEFLTPQDSPKDRAFFSDLFKQMIRMLGEPFAVDEFDFGDDTYFNKVYAFAEDLSKVEELKKSKVARGSQDGLYVNRTYYGLYAMLNELKANVVTTKPEWLKSKKIAA, from the coding sequence ATGAAAACCCAAAACTCCGTTCCAACGACCAAAGTTGCCCGTGCCAGCCAGTTTGTGAAGGCCGGGGTGAAGGTCGGCGGGAATTATATAAAACATTATAGTAAAAAGCTTCTTGACCCCGATTTATCGAAAGAGGAATTGCACAAGGACAATGCGGCTGATATTTACGAAGCATTAAGCGAATTGAAGGGCTCTGCTCTGAAAATGGCCCAGATGCTGAGTATGGACCGTGGCTTGTTACCCGTGGCTTATTCCGACAAGTTTACCATGGCGCAGTATTCAGCGCCACCGTTGTCGGGTCCGCTGGTTGTCAAGACGTTCAAGACTTATTTTGGGAAAACCCCGACCCAGTTGTTCGATAAATTTAACATTGATGCTGTCAATGCAGCCAGTATTGGTCAGGTTCATCTGGCCTGGAAAGACGGGAAGAAGCTGGCCGTGAAGGTACAATATCCTGGCGTAGCCGATGCCGTGAGTTCTGACCTGAAAATAGCCAAACCGCTGGCCGTTCGGTTGCTGAATCTGAATGAGCGAGATATTGACCGGTATATGGGAGAGGTAGAATCGAAACTCCTCGAAGAAACCGATTATGAACTAGAGCTCCGTCGCTCAATTGAAATTTCGGAAGCCTGTGCCCATATACCGGGCCTGGTATTCCCCAAATACTATCCCGAATTTTCATCCAGACGCATCCTGACAATGGACTGGGTGGACGGACTTCACTTAAAAGATTTCCTGAAAACGAACCCGTCGCAGGCGATTCGGAACGAGATTGGGCAGGCACTGTGGGATTTTTACGATTTTCAGATTCATACGTTACGGCAGGTTCACGCTGATCCGCATCCGGGGAACTTTCTGATGCGGCCTGATGGAACAATGGGCGTCATCGATTTTGGCTGCGTGAAGGTCATTCCTGAATTTTACTACGACAATTATTTTCGGCTTGTCAATCCTGACACCATCGAGAACAATGCTTTAACAGAGTCGATTTTTGAAAATCTGGAGTTTCTAACTCCACAGGATTCACCCAAAGACCGGGCATTTTTCTCGGATCTGTTTAAGCAGATGATCCGCATGCTGGGCGAGCCATTCGCCGTCGACGAGTTTGATTTTGGCGATGATACCTACTTTAATAAAGTATATGCCTTTGCCGAAGATTTGTCTAAAGTAGAGGAGTTGAAAAAGTCGAAAGTAGCACGGGGCTCGCAGGATGGTCTATACGTAAACCGAACGTACTACGGCCTTTACGCCATGCTTAATGAATTGAAAGCCAATGTGGTGACAACAAAACCCGAATGGTTGAAGTCGAAAAAGATAGCAGCCTGA
- a CDS encoding TetR/AcrR family transcriptional regulator, with product METLEKIRKAYTEYVLENGKQPTSVFQFARKLKLAEADFYNDYASFDAIEADIWLTFFNQAKATVEADDTYQGYSVREKLLAFYYTWIELLKAQRSFVVYSFGRLRAESGIHSARGRLSGSLSTKTQVLNPFKEAFFDYARDLLAEGRESKEVEPRPFITDRYPNALWAQTLYLLDFWVRDVSKNFEKTDTAIEKAVNTAFDLIGRSPLDTLFDFAKFIYQNK from the coding sequence ATGGAAACGCTCGAAAAAATCCGTAAGGCGTACACCGAGTACGTACTGGAAAATGGAAAACAACCCACCTCCGTCTTTCAGTTTGCCAGGAAACTAAAGCTGGCCGAGGCTGACTTTTATAACGACTACGCATCGTTTGATGCAATAGAAGCTGATATCTGGTTAACGTTCTTTAACCAGGCAAAAGCAACCGTTGAGGCTGACGATACCTACCAAGGTTATTCGGTCAGGGAAAAATTGCTTGCCTTTTATTATACCTGGATCGAGTTACTCAAAGCACAGCGCAGTTTTGTTGTCTATAGTTTTGGGCGGCTGCGTGCAGAAAGCGGCATACACAGTGCTCGGGGCAGGTTGTCCGGCAGCCTTTCGACTAAAACCCAGGTTCTGAATCCCTTTAAAGAAGCTTTCTTCGACTATGCCCGCGATCTTTTGGCTGAAGGCCGGGAAAGTAAAGAGGTAGAACCACGTCCGTTCATTACCGATCGTTACCCGAATGCTTTATGGGCTCAAACGCTCTATTTACTCGATTTCTGGGTACGTGATGTCAGTAAAAACTTCGAGAAAACCGATACCGCTATCGAAAAAGCCGTTAACACCGCCTTCGATCTTATTGGTCGTTCTCCGCTCGATACCCTGTTCGACTTCGCCAAATTTATCTATCAGAATAAATAA